From Melitaea cinxia chromosome 23, ilMelCinx1.1, whole genome shotgun sequence, the proteins below share one genomic window:
- the LOC123665076 gene encoding uncharacterized protein LOC123665076 — protein sequence MLVMKELGRRGKIPDYIAIQYIVDGIIDYECNKAILYGVTTYPMLKEKLTIYENMKKKIAKNRQDSPQLSSKEKKADCASVRRCFKCGEKDHIASKCKNGVKCYKCNEFGHIATSCVEGRDGEKFNKRHEVGVSEARAARWQPRAMYLKSAANAQATSGGDDVTAGERSDTTDQNGGASDSSERRICQSCQCQQALNVNIQCRNNKSVKLIEIGGLKVECLIDSGSDLNLISQDLFFELSVTSYVKENIEFTGLGATKIYSLGKIECEVDFDGHCFSYIFYVVPKGVMPYNVILGQPFLQNTNLVFNKGVVNVWSQENGGMSHCLFTGVTEEPIVYVPDQKLKTEVEDLVKKYSPVQTKEAPIEMHIVMKDDIPVAQRPRRLAIKEQQLVDNQEPDCGGWSADIH from the exons atgCTCGTTATGAAGGAGTTGGGAAGGAGAGGAAAAATCCCTGACTATATAGCGATACAGTATATAGTTGATGGAATAATTGATTATGAGTGTAATAAAGCTATTTTGTATGGTGTCACTACATATCCTATGCTAAAAGAAAAATTGactatttatgaaaatatgaaaaagaagATAGCAAAAAATCGTCAGGATTCACCACAATTATCATCAAAAGAAAAGAAAGCCGATTGTGCATCGGTTCGACGCTGTTTCAAGTGTGGTGAAAAAGATCACATAGCAAGTAAATGTAAAAATGGTGTTAAATGCTACAAATGTAACGAGTTCGGCCATATTGCGACGTCATGCGTTGAAGGGCGGGATGGTGAGAAGTTCAACAAACGACATGAAGTTGGCGTTAGTGAAGCTCGCGCGGCAAGATGGCAGCCTCGCGCTATGTACTTGAAGTCGGCAGCGAATGCGCAGGCGACTTCCGGTGGTGATGACGTCACAGCCGGAGAGCGTTCTGACACTACTGATCAAAATGGCGGCGCAAGCGACAGCTCTGAAAGGCGTATCTGTCAAAGCTGTCAATGTCAACAGGCGTTAAATGTGAACATACAGTGTAGGAATAATAAATCAgtgaaattaattgaaattggtGGTTTAAAAGTTGAATGTTTAATAGATTCCGGTAGTGATCTAAATTTAATATCGCAAGACTTGTTTTTCGAACTAAGTGTTACCTCCTACGTAAAGGAAAATATAGAATTTACTGGACTTGGTGCTACAAAGATTTATTCATTAGGGAAGATTGAATGTGAAGTAGACTTTGATGGACACTgctttagttatatattttatgttgtgCCCAAAGGGGTTATGccttataatgtaattttaggTCAACCATTTCTGCAAAACACAAACCTTGTTTTCAATAAAGGGGTAGTGAATGTTTGGTCACAAGAGAATGGTGGTATGTCACATTGCTTGTTTACAGGTGTTACAGAAGAACCAATTGTGTATGTGCCAGATCAGAAGCTAAAGACTGAAGTGGAGGATCTTGTGAAAAAATATTCTCCTGTTCAAACCAAGGAGGCACCTATTGAGATGCACATTGTTATGAAGGATGACATTCCTGTCGCACAGAGACCAAGGCGTTTGGCTATCAAAGAACAACAGTTGGTAGATAATCAA gaACCAGATTGCGGAGGATGGAGTGCTGATATTCATTGA